In Neomonachus schauinslandi chromosome 6, ASM220157v2, whole genome shotgun sequence, a genomic segment contains:
- the ADAM8 gene encoding disintegrin and metalloproteinase domain-containing protein 8 isoform X2, with the protein MRGLGLQVLALCLQVAAPSTPLSHVDQYEVVWPQRLPAAPRARRALPSHLDLYPETVSYILGTQGHNFTLHLRKNRDLVGSGYTETYRAANGSQVVEHPQRQGHCFYQGHVEGHQHSAASLSTCAGLRGFFWAGSDVHLIEPLDGDGEEGQHALYRAEHLQQKAGTCGVSNTSLEKALGPRILAAFRPQSWPLSRDTRFVELYVVTDSAEFQRLGSRGAVRSRVMEVVNHVDKLYQELNFRVVLVGLEMWNHKDQIHVSSNPDVTLDNFLRWRTQNLVGRHQHDNAQLITGVEFTGTTVGLAKVAAVCSQDSGAVNQDHNLENPIGVASTMAHEMGHNLGMDHDENIQGCYCPVPREGGGCIMAASIGARFPRMFSQCSRADLEMFMEKPRTACLANAPDPSRLVGDPVCGNLFVERGEQCDCGPPQACRNPCCNATTCQLSAGAQCAQGACCRSCRVTPAGELCRPPKDACDLEEYCDGQQPVCPEDVFQENGTPCPGGYCYNGVCPVLARRCQDLWGLGSRVAVETCYTYSISPGCQGGLAHGSSRVNNCGILYCEGGQKPLKRSYCTLTSHAGTCKALVLEGGAGYEPVPEGTKCGEQRICWKGLCQHLQVYRSRNCSAQCNNHGVCNHKGECHCHPGWAPPRCTEPLPHVHTGSRSLLVGVLVSVVLLVALLAGAVFCLKARRRVFGRNTAPKTAKGLSNPLFHEGHGVPAKGGAPAPTTHSSEPAGPTASTVTPKQPPPAPPATMSNPPFTVPVYTRPPPDQLRPAPPAKPLPELKPKQGVKPTFPPPLPPVKPGAGGANPGPTQGAVGPKAALKPLVQRR; encoded by the exons ATGCGCGGCCTGGGGCTCCAGGTGCTTGCGCTGTGTCTGCAAG TGGCCGCCCCCAGCACCCCGCTGTCCCACGTGGACCAGTATGAGGTGGTGTGGCCCCAACGCCTGCCGGCAGCACCCCGTGCCCGCCgagccctgccctcccacctg GACCTATACCCGGAGACTGTGAGCTACATCCTTGGGACCCAAGGGCACAACTTCACCCTGCACTTGAGGAAAAACAG GGACCTGGTAGGCTCGGGCTACACGGAGACCTACAGGGCTGCCAATGGCTCCCAGGTGGTGGAGCACCCACAAAGGCAG ggTCACTGCTTCTACCAGGGCCACGTGGAGGGGCACCAGCATTCCGCCGCCAGCCTCAGCACCTGTGCCGGCCTCAG GGGCTTTTTCTGGGCCGGCTCGGACGTCCACCTGATCGAGCCCCTGGATGGGGACGGTGAAGAGGGGCAGCACGCGCTATACCGGGCGGAGCACCTGCAACAGAAGGCCGGGACCTGTGGGGTCAGCAACACCAGCTTGGAGAAGGCCTTGGGGCCTCGGATCTTGGCAGCCTTCAGGCCCCAg AGCTGGCCACTGTCCCGAGACACCCGCTTCGTGGAGCTGTATGTGGTCACGGACAGCGCAGAG TTCCAGCGGCTGGGGAGTAGAGGAGCTGTACGCAGCCGGGTGATGGAGGTGGTGAACCACGTGGACAAG cttTATCAGGAGCTCAATTTCCGTGTGGTCCTGGTGGGCCTGGAGATGTGGAACCACAAGGACCAGATTCACGTGAGCTCGAACCCCGACGTCACACTGGACAACTTCCTCCGGTGGCGGACGCAGAACCTGGTGGGTCGGCACCAGCACGACAACGCGCAGCTCATCAC TGGGGTCGAGTTCACCGGGACCACCGTGGGACTGGCCAAGGTGGCGGCCGTGTGCTCCCAGGACTCGGGGGCTGTGAACCAG GACCACAACCTAGAGAACCCCATCGGCGTGGCGTCCACCATGGCCCACGAGATGGGCCACAACCTGGGCATGGACCACGACGAGAACATCCAGGGCTGTTACTGCCCTGTGCCACGGGAGGGCGGCGGCTGCATCATGGCGGCCAGCATCGG CGCCAGGTTCCCCAGAATGTTCAGCCAGTGCAGCCGCGCCGACCTGGAGATGTTCATGGAGAAGCCTCGGACAGCCTGCTTGGCCAATGCCCCGGACCCCAGCCGGCTGGTGGGCGACCCTGTGTGCGGGAACCTGTTTGTGGAGCGTGGGGAGCAGTGTGACTGCGGCCCGCCCCAG GCCTGTCGGAACCCCTGCTGCAATGCTACCACCTGCCAGCTGTCCGCGGGGGCCCAGTGCGCACAGGGTGCCTGCTGCCGAAGCTGCAGG GTGACGCCTGCTGGTGAGCTGTGCCGTCCCCCAAAGGACGCGTGTGACCTTGAGGAGTACTGCGATGGCCAGCAGCCAGTGTGCCCGGAGGACGTCTTCCAGGAGAATGGCACGCCCTGCCCGGGGGGCTACTGCTACAACGGGGTCTGCCCCGTGCTGGCCCGGAGGTGCCAGGACTTGTGGGGGCTAG GCTCACGGGTTGCTGTGGAAACATGCTACACCTACAGCATCTCACCAGGCTGCCAGGGCGGGCTCGCCCACGGTTCCAGCAG AGTCAACAACTGTGGCATCCTATACTGTGAGGGTGGACAGAAGCCCCTAAAGCGGAGTTACTGCACCCTCACCTCTCACGCGGGCACTTGCAAGGCTCTTGTCCTGGAGGGAGGTGCTGGGTATGAGCCAGTACCTGAAGGCACCAAGTGTGGTGAGCAGAGG ATTTGCTGGAAAGGACTCTGCCAGCACCTGCAAGTTTACAGATCCAGAAACTGCTCCGCCCAGTGCAACAACCATGGG GTGTGCAACCACAAGGGAGAGTGTCACTGCCACCCGGGCTGGGCGCCGCCCCGCTGCACAGAGCCGCTGCCCCACGTGCACACAG GGTCCAGGAGCCTCCTGGTGGGCGTGCTGGTATCTGTGGTGCTGCTGGTCGCTCTCCTGGCCGGAGCGGTCTTCTGCCTGAAGGCCCGGCGCCGCGTCTTTGGGAG GAACACGGCGCCCAAGACTGCCAAGGGGCTCTCCAACCCCCTGTTCCACGAGGGGCACGGTGTGCCAGCCAAGGGTGGGGCTCCAGCCCCGACCACCCACTCCAGCGAGCCCGCCGGGCCCACAGCCTCTACAGTGACCCCTAAGCAGCCGCCCCCTGCT CCTCCAGCCACCATGTCCAACCCTCCCTTCACTGTTCCTGTGTACACCCGGCCGCCCCCAGACCAG ctCCGCCCTGCTCCTCCTGCCAAGCCCCTCCCTGAACTGAAGCCCAAGCAG GGTGTGAAGCCGACCTTCCCACCCCCGCTGCCACCGGTCaagcctggggctggaggggccaACCCTGGACCCACGCAG GGCGCCGTTGGTCCGAAGGCTGCTCTGAAGCCCTTGGTGCAGAGGAGGTGA
- the ADAM8 gene encoding disintegrin and metalloproteinase domain-containing protein 8 isoform X1 — MRGLGLQVLALCLQVAAPSTPLSHVDQYEVVWPQRLPAAPRARRALPSHLDLYPETVSYILGTQGHNFTLHLRKNRDLVGSGYTETYRAANGSQVVEHPQRQGHCFYQGHVEGHQHSAASLSTCAGLRGFFWAGSDVHLIEPLDGDGEEGQHALYRAEHLQQKAGTCGVSNTSLEKALGPRILAAFRPQSWPLSRDTRFVELYVVTDSAEFQRLGSRGAVRSRVMEVVNHVDKLYQELNFRVVLVGLEMWNHKDQIHVSSNPDVTLDNFLRWRTQNLVGRHQHDNAQLITGVEFTGTTVGLAKVAAVCSQDSGAVNQDHNLENPIGVASTMAHEMGHNLGMDHDENIQGCYCPVPREGGGCIMAASIGARFPRMFSQCSRADLEMFMEKPRTACLANAPDPSRLVGDPVCGNLFVERGEQCDCGPPQACRNPCCNATTCQLSAGAQCAQGACCRSCRVTPAGELCRPPKDACDLEEYCDGQQPVCPEDVFQENGTPCPGGYCYNGVCPVLARRCQDLWGLGSRVAVETCYTYSISPGCQGGLAHGSSRVNNCGILYCEGGQKPLKRSYCTLTSHAGTCKALVLEGGAGYEPVPEGTKCGEQRICWKGLCQHLQVYRSRNCSAQCNNHGVCNHKGECHCHPGWAPPRCTEPLPHVHTGSRSLLVGVLVSVVLLVALLAGAVFCLKARRRVFGRNTAPKTAKGLSNPLFHEGHGVPAKGGAPAPTTHSSEPAGPTASTVTPKQPPPAPPATMSNPPFTVPVYTRPPPDQQLRPAPPAKPLPELKPKQGVKPTFPPPLPPVKPGAGGANPGPTQGAVGPKAALKPLVQRR, encoded by the exons ATGCGCGGCCTGGGGCTCCAGGTGCTTGCGCTGTGTCTGCAAG TGGCCGCCCCCAGCACCCCGCTGTCCCACGTGGACCAGTATGAGGTGGTGTGGCCCCAACGCCTGCCGGCAGCACCCCGTGCCCGCCgagccctgccctcccacctg GACCTATACCCGGAGACTGTGAGCTACATCCTTGGGACCCAAGGGCACAACTTCACCCTGCACTTGAGGAAAAACAG GGACCTGGTAGGCTCGGGCTACACGGAGACCTACAGGGCTGCCAATGGCTCCCAGGTGGTGGAGCACCCACAAAGGCAG ggTCACTGCTTCTACCAGGGCCACGTGGAGGGGCACCAGCATTCCGCCGCCAGCCTCAGCACCTGTGCCGGCCTCAG GGGCTTTTTCTGGGCCGGCTCGGACGTCCACCTGATCGAGCCCCTGGATGGGGACGGTGAAGAGGGGCAGCACGCGCTATACCGGGCGGAGCACCTGCAACAGAAGGCCGGGACCTGTGGGGTCAGCAACACCAGCTTGGAGAAGGCCTTGGGGCCTCGGATCTTGGCAGCCTTCAGGCCCCAg AGCTGGCCACTGTCCCGAGACACCCGCTTCGTGGAGCTGTATGTGGTCACGGACAGCGCAGAG TTCCAGCGGCTGGGGAGTAGAGGAGCTGTACGCAGCCGGGTGATGGAGGTGGTGAACCACGTGGACAAG cttTATCAGGAGCTCAATTTCCGTGTGGTCCTGGTGGGCCTGGAGATGTGGAACCACAAGGACCAGATTCACGTGAGCTCGAACCCCGACGTCACACTGGACAACTTCCTCCGGTGGCGGACGCAGAACCTGGTGGGTCGGCACCAGCACGACAACGCGCAGCTCATCAC TGGGGTCGAGTTCACCGGGACCACCGTGGGACTGGCCAAGGTGGCGGCCGTGTGCTCCCAGGACTCGGGGGCTGTGAACCAG GACCACAACCTAGAGAACCCCATCGGCGTGGCGTCCACCATGGCCCACGAGATGGGCCACAACCTGGGCATGGACCACGACGAGAACATCCAGGGCTGTTACTGCCCTGTGCCACGGGAGGGCGGCGGCTGCATCATGGCGGCCAGCATCGG CGCCAGGTTCCCCAGAATGTTCAGCCAGTGCAGCCGCGCCGACCTGGAGATGTTCATGGAGAAGCCTCGGACAGCCTGCTTGGCCAATGCCCCGGACCCCAGCCGGCTGGTGGGCGACCCTGTGTGCGGGAACCTGTTTGTGGAGCGTGGGGAGCAGTGTGACTGCGGCCCGCCCCAG GCCTGTCGGAACCCCTGCTGCAATGCTACCACCTGCCAGCTGTCCGCGGGGGCCCAGTGCGCACAGGGTGCCTGCTGCCGAAGCTGCAGG GTGACGCCTGCTGGTGAGCTGTGCCGTCCCCCAAAGGACGCGTGTGACCTTGAGGAGTACTGCGATGGCCAGCAGCCAGTGTGCCCGGAGGACGTCTTCCAGGAGAATGGCACGCCCTGCCCGGGGGGCTACTGCTACAACGGGGTCTGCCCCGTGCTGGCCCGGAGGTGCCAGGACTTGTGGGGGCTAG GCTCACGGGTTGCTGTGGAAACATGCTACACCTACAGCATCTCACCAGGCTGCCAGGGCGGGCTCGCCCACGGTTCCAGCAG AGTCAACAACTGTGGCATCCTATACTGTGAGGGTGGACAGAAGCCCCTAAAGCGGAGTTACTGCACCCTCACCTCTCACGCGGGCACTTGCAAGGCTCTTGTCCTGGAGGGAGGTGCTGGGTATGAGCCAGTACCTGAAGGCACCAAGTGTGGTGAGCAGAGG ATTTGCTGGAAAGGACTCTGCCAGCACCTGCAAGTTTACAGATCCAGAAACTGCTCCGCCCAGTGCAACAACCATGGG GTGTGCAACCACAAGGGAGAGTGTCACTGCCACCCGGGCTGGGCGCCGCCCCGCTGCACAGAGCCGCTGCCCCACGTGCACACAG GGTCCAGGAGCCTCCTGGTGGGCGTGCTGGTATCTGTGGTGCTGCTGGTCGCTCTCCTGGCCGGAGCGGTCTTCTGCCTGAAGGCCCGGCGCCGCGTCTTTGGGAG GAACACGGCGCCCAAGACTGCCAAGGGGCTCTCCAACCCCCTGTTCCACGAGGGGCACGGTGTGCCAGCCAAGGGTGGGGCTCCAGCCCCGACCACCCACTCCAGCGAGCCCGCCGGGCCCACAGCCTCTACAGTGACCCCTAAGCAGCCGCCCCCTGCT CCTCCAGCCACCATGTCCAACCCTCCCTTCACTGTTCCTGTGTACACCCGGCCGCCCCCAGACCAG cagctCCGCCCTGCTCCTCCTGCCAAGCCCCTCCCTGAACTGAAGCCCAAGCAG GGTGTGAAGCCGACCTTCCCACCCCCGCTGCCACCGGTCaagcctggggctggaggggccaACCCTGGACCCACGCAG GGCGCCGTTGGTCCGAAGGCTGCTCTGAAGCCCTTGGTGCAGAGGAGGTGA
- the ADAM8 gene encoding disintegrin and metalloproteinase domain-containing protein 8 isoform X3, producing the protein MRGLGLQVLALCLQVAAPSTPLSHVDQYEVVWPQRLPAAPRARRALPSHLDLYPETVSYILGTQGHNFTLHLRKNRDLVGSGYTETYRAANGSQVVEHPQRQGHCFYQGHVEGHQHSAASLSTCAGLRGFFWAGSDVHLIEPLDGDGEEGQHALYRAEHLQQKAGTCGVSNTSLEKALGPRILAAFRPQSWPLSRDTRFVELYVVTDSAEFQRLGSRGAVRSRVMEVVNHVDKLYQELNFRVVLVGLEMWNHKDQIHVSSNPDVTLDNFLRWRTQNLVGRHQHDNAQLITGVEFTGTTVGLAKVAAVCSQDSGAVNQDHNLENPIGVASTMAHEMGHNLGMDHDENIQGCYCPVPREGGGCIMAASIGARFPRMFSQCSRADLEMFMEKPRTACLANAPDPSRLVGDPVCGNLFVERGEQCDCGPPQACRNPCCNATTCQLSAGAQCAQGACCRSCRVTPAGELCRPPKDACDLEEYCDGQQPVCPEDVFQENGTPCPGGYCYNGVCPVLARRCQDLWGLGSRVAVETCYTYSISPGCQGGLAHGSSRVNNCGILYCEGGQKPLKRSYCTLTSHAGTCKALVLEGGAGYEPVPEGTKCDLLERTLPAPASLQIQKLLRPVQQPWGVQPQGRVSLPPGLGAAPLHRAAAPRAHRVQEPPGGRAGICGAAGRSPGRSGLLPEGPAPRLWEEHGAQDCQGALQPPVPRGARCASQGWGSSPDHPLQRARRAHSLYSDP; encoded by the exons ATGCGCGGCCTGGGGCTCCAGGTGCTTGCGCTGTGTCTGCAAG TGGCCGCCCCCAGCACCCCGCTGTCCCACGTGGACCAGTATGAGGTGGTGTGGCCCCAACGCCTGCCGGCAGCACCCCGTGCCCGCCgagccctgccctcccacctg GACCTATACCCGGAGACTGTGAGCTACATCCTTGGGACCCAAGGGCACAACTTCACCCTGCACTTGAGGAAAAACAG GGACCTGGTAGGCTCGGGCTACACGGAGACCTACAGGGCTGCCAATGGCTCCCAGGTGGTGGAGCACCCACAAAGGCAG ggTCACTGCTTCTACCAGGGCCACGTGGAGGGGCACCAGCATTCCGCCGCCAGCCTCAGCACCTGTGCCGGCCTCAG GGGCTTTTTCTGGGCCGGCTCGGACGTCCACCTGATCGAGCCCCTGGATGGGGACGGTGAAGAGGGGCAGCACGCGCTATACCGGGCGGAGCACCTGCAACAGAAGGCCGGGACCTGTGGGGTCAGCAACACCAGCTTGGAGAAGGCCTTGGGGCCTCGGATCTTGGCAGCCTTCAGGCCCCAg AGCTGGCCACTGTCCCGAGACACCCGCTTCGTGGAGCTGTATGTGGTCACGGACAGCGCAGAG TTCCAGCGGCTGGGGAGTAGAGGAGCTGTACGCAGCCGGGTGATGGAGGTGGTGAACCACGTGGACAAG cttTATCAGGAGCTCAATTTCCGTGTGGTCCTGGTGGGCCTGGAGATGTGGAACCACAAGGACCAGATTCACGTGAGCTCGAACCCCGACGTCACACTGGACAACTTCCTCCGGTGGCGGACGCAGAACCTGGTGGGTCGGCACCAGCACGACAACGCGCAGCTCATCAC TGGGGTCGAGTTCACCGGGACCACCGTGGGACTGGCCAAGGTGGCGGCCGTGTGCTCCCAGGACTCGGGGGCTGTGAACCAG GACCACAACCTAGAGAACCCCATCGGCGTGGCGTCCACCATGGCCCACGAGATGGGCCACAACCTGGGCATGGACCACGACGAGAACATCCAGGGCTGTTACTGCCCTGTGCCACGGGAGGGCGGCGGCTGCATCATGGCGGCCAGCATCGG CGCCAGGTTCCCCAGAATGTTCAGCCAGTGCAGCCGCGCCGACCTGGAGATGTTCATGGAGAAGCCTCGGACAGCCTGCTTGGCCAATGCCCCGGACCCCAGCCGGCTGGTGGGCGACCCTGTGTGCGGGAACCTGTTTGTGGAGCGTGGGGAGCAGTGTGACTGCGGCCCGCCCCAG GCCTGTCGGAACCCCTGCTGCAATGCTACCACCTGCCAGCTGTCCGCGGGGGCCCAGTGCGCACAGGGTGCCTGCTGCCGAAGCTGCAGG GTGACGCCTGCTGGTGAGCTGTGCCGTCCCCCAAAGGACGCGTGTGACCTTGAGGAGTACTGCGATGGCCAGCAGCCAGTGTGCCCGGAGGACGTCTTCCAGGAGAATGGCACGCCCTGCCCGGGGGGCTACTGCTACAACGGGGTCTGCCCCGTGCTGGCCCGGAGGTGCCAGGACTTGTGGGGGCTAG GCTCACGGGTTGCTGTGGAAACATGCTACACCTACAGCATCTCACCAGGCTGCCAGGGCGGGCTCGCCCACGGTTCCAGCAG AGTCAACAACTGTGGCATCCTATACTGTGAGGGTGGACAGAAGCCCCTAAAGCGGAGTTACTGCACCCTCACCTCTCACGCGGGCACTTGCAAGGCTCTTGTCCTGGAGGGAGGTGCTGGGTATGAGCCAGTACCTGAAGGCACCAAGTGTG ATTTGCTGGAAAGGACTCTGCCAGCACCTGCAAGTTTACAGATCCAGAAACTGCTCCGCCCAGTGCAACAACCATGGG GTGTGCAACCACAAGGGAGAGTGTCACTGCCACCCGGGCTGGGCGCCGCCCCGCTGCACAGAGCCGCTGCCCCACGTGCACACAG GGTCCAGGAGCCTCCTGGTGGGCGTGCTGGTATCTGTGGTGCTGCTGGTCGCTCTCCTGGCCGGAGCGGTCTTCTGCCTGAAGGCCCGGCGCCGCGTCTTTGGGAG GAACACGGCGCCCAAGACTGCCAAGGGGCTCTCCAACCCCCTGTTCCACGAGGGGCACGGTGTGCCAGCCAAGGGTGGGGCTCCAGCCCCGACCACCCACTCCAGCGAGCCCGCCGGGCCCACAGCCTCTACAGTGACCCCTAA